In the genome of Chryseobacterium arthrosphaerae, one region contains:
- the sucD gene encoding succinate--CoA ligase subunit alpha — protein sequence MSILVNKDSKVIVQGFTGNEGTFHAGQMIEYGTNVVGGVTPGKGGSEHLGKPVFNTVADAVEKAGANVSIIFVPPAFAADAIMEAAEAGIKVIVCITEGIPVADMVKVKSYIADKDCRLIGPNCPGIITSEEAKIGIMPGFVFKKGKVGIVSKSGTLTYEAADQVVRAGFGISTAIGIGGDPIIGTTTREALELFINDPETEAVVMIGEIGGGLEAEAARWYKASGSTKPVVGFIAGQTAPKGRTMGHAGAIVGGAEDTAQAKMEIMRENGINVVDSPADIGATVAKVLG from the coding sequence ATGTCAATTTTAGTAAACAAAGATTCTAAAGTAATTGTACAAGGATTTACAGGGAACGAAGGAACTTTCCACGCTGGTCAGATGATTGAATACGGAACAAACGTAGTAGGTGGTGTTACTCCGGGAAAAGGAGGTAGCGAGCACTTAGGAAAGCCTGTATTCAACACCGTAGCTGACGCTGTTGAAAAAGCAGGAGCTAACGTGAGTATCATTTTCGTACCACCGGCATTCGCAGCAGACGCGATCATGGAAGCTGCTGAAGCAGGGATCAAAGTAATTGTATGTATTACTGAAGGTATTCCTGTAGCTGATATGGTAAAAGTAAAATCTTACATCGCTGACAAAGACTGCAGATTAATCGGACCAAACTGCCCTGGAATCATTACTTCTGAAGAAGCTAAAATTGGTATTATGCCAGGTTTCGTTTTCAAAAAAGGTAAAGTAGGTATCGTTTCAAAATCAGGTACCCTTACTTACGAAGCTGCTGACCAGGTTGTAAGAGCAGGTTTCGGTATTTCTACAGCAATCGGTATCGGTGGTGACCCAATCATCGGAACTACTACAAGAGAAGCTCTGGAATTATTCATCAACGATCCTGAAACTGAAGCGGTTGTAATGATCGGTGAAATCGGTGGAGGATTAGAAGCTGAAGCTGCAAGATGGTACAAAGCAAGCGGATCTACTAAGCCGGTTGTAGGATTCATCGCCGGACAGACAGCTCCGAAAGGAAGAACAATGGGACACGCTGGTGCTATCGTAGGAGGTGCAGAAGATACAGCTCAGGCAAAAATGGAAATCATGAGAGAAAACGGTATCAACGTTGTTGATTCTCCTGCTGACATCGGTGCTACTGTAGCTAAAGTTCTAGGATAA
- a CDS encoding porin family protein, protein MKKLLLASALTLSALSFAQVQWGSTRFGVTGGLNYSRVANAHNPSGPRYTFQAGALALIPLGKANQFFIQPEVLYYGAGETGKDKDAKGRDGYDAVYANNYLSVPLYFKGYFSEAESEFFGLIGPRFNFLLSQDVKNAPLARPYYDPDVTDPSQPSGVNGKAKSFNWGLGLGIGYSYKRQLEVALKYDLGLGDTYPGLKKELKGSDKKKSEQVLAVTLSYIFN, encoded by the coding sequence ATGAAAAAACTTTTATTAGCCTCAGCTTTAACCCTGTCTGCTTTATCCTTTGCCCAGGTGCAATGGGGAAGTACAAGATTTGGTGTTACGGGAGGTTTAAACTACTCAAGAGTAGCCAATGCCCACAATCCCTCAGGCCCGAGATACACTTTTCAAGCTGGAGCTCTGGCATTAATCCCCTTAGGGAAGGCAAATCAGTTCTTTATACAGCCTGAAGTCCTGTATTACGGTGCAGGAGAAACCGGGAAAGATAAAGATGCTAAAGGTAGAGATGGTTATGACGCAGTATATGCCAATAACTATCTGAGTGTACCTCTTTATTTCAAAGGATACTTTTCAGAAGCTGAATCGGAATTCTTTGGATTGATTGGTCCGAGATTTAACTTCCTGCTAAGCCAGGACGTTAAGAACGCACCTCTTGCCAGACCTTATTATGATCCGGACGTTACAGATCCTTCACAGCCTTCAGGTGTGAACGGGAAAGCGAAAAGCTTTAACTGGGGACTGGGACTAGGAATCGGGTACAGTTATAAGAGACAACTTGAGGTTGCCCTTAAATATGACCTGGGTCTTGGCGATACTTATCCTGGCCTTAAAAAAGAACTTAAGGGAAGTGATAAGAAAAAATCAGAACAGGTGTTAGCCGTTACCTTAAGCTACATATTCAATTAG
- the lpxA gene encoding acyl-ACP--UDP-N-acetylglucosamine O-acyltransferase: MIHQLAAVDKRAKISKNVIVEPFTTIAGDVEIGEGTWIGPNVTIMDGARIGKNCRIFPGTVISAIPQDLKFDGEDTQVIIGDDTTIRECVTVNRGTKALGYTKIGANCLIMATSHIAHDCVIGDHVIIVNGCGIAGHVEIGDYTVMGGLSAVHQFGKIGKHVMISGGTLVRKDIPPYVKVAREPMSYAGINSVGLRRRGFTNEKIFEIQKIYRAIFQMKMNVSQAISHIEKEMLPTAERDEILQFIQNSPRGIVKGYGTGKE; the protein is encoded by the coding sequence ATGATTCATCAATTAGCAGCCGTAGATAAACGTGCGAAAATCAGCAAAAATGTAATCGTAGAACCTTTCACTACCATTGCAGGGGATGTAGAAATAGGAGAAGGAACATGGATTGGTCCTAATGTAACCATTATGGATGGGGCAAGAATAGGTAAAAATTGTAGGATTTTTCCCGGGACTGTCATCTCTGCAATTCCTCAGGATCTGAAATTTGATGGTGAAGATACCCAGGTAATTATAGGTGATGATACAACCATCAGAGAGTGTGTCACAGTAAACAGAGGGACAAAAGCTTTAGGCTATACTAAAATAGGAGCCAACTGTCTTATTATGGCAACTTCGCATATTGCACATGATTGCGTTATTGGAGATCACGTTATCATCGTAAACGGGTGTGGTATTGCAGGACATGTGGAAATTGGAGATTATACAGTAATGGGAGGTTTATCAGCGGTTCACCAATTTGGTAAAATCGGAAAACATGTAATGATTTCCGGAGGTACTCTGGTAAGAAAAGATATTCCGCCTTATGTAAAAGTAGCAAGAGAGCCTATGTCTTATGCGGGGATCAATTCTGTGGGTTTGAGAAGAAGAGGATTTACAAATGAAAAGATCTTCGAAATCCAGAAAATCTACAGGGCAATTTTCCAGATGAAGATGAACGTTTCCCAGGCTATTTCCCATATTGAAAAAGAAATGCTGCCAACGGCTGAAAGAGATGAAATTCTACAGTTTATTCAAAACTCTCCAAGAGGTATCGTAAAAGGATACGGAACCGGAAAAGAATAA
- a CDS encoding ABC transporter permease, producing MKNIFLITKREFLTQVKKKSFIILTLLAPVMIIAFGAVIGLMFKANESHSIIEVVDKSGLFTNQLKSNDKLNYVFVSAADEKSKINNLKGNESLDGILILPELKNQDFDALEKDTRLVINTKIGFDTKQRIVSDISDVVKKEKIKQLGIQEAQLNDLDKSFSLKTINVSNNNKEDSDLSFGVKSGLSMVLMYVTFMFIIIYGVRVMRSVLEEKNNRVVEIIISSVKPFELMMGKILGVTFVALTQFVIWITMSVIGALVLNTGFSPLQKGIPGGNDEIASKLDMGQLATQISHSLLELNFPLIIFVFIVFFLLGYIFYSSVYAAIGSAVDNETETQQFTLFAILPLTLGMYGSFTLMNNPDGPLGFWLSIIPFTSPVAMIARIPFGVPAWQIALSIVLLLGTTIFMIFLAGKIYRVGILMYGNKATLKELWKWIRG from the coding sequence ATGAAAAATATTTTTTTAATTACAAAGAGAGAATTTCTTACGCAGGTGAAGAAAAAATCTTTCATCATACTGACTTTACTGGCTCCTGTTATGATCATTGCCTTCGGTGCTGTGATCGGATTAATGTTCAAAGCCAATGAGTCACACAGTATCATAGAAGTGGTTGATAAAAGCGGGCTTTTCACGAACCAGCTGAAATCCAATGACAAGCTGAACTATGTATTTGTTTCTGCTGCTGATGAAAAATCAAAGATCAATAATTTAAAGGGCAATGAATCCCTGGATGGTATCCTGATCCTGCCTGAACTGAAAAACCAGGATTTTGATGCGCTTGAAAAGGATACAAGACTGGTCATCAATACTAAAATAGGTTTTGATACCAAGCAAAGAATCGTTTCTGACATCAGTGATGTTGTGAAAAAAGAAAAGATCAAGCAATTAGGAATTCAGGAAGCACAGCTGAATGATCTTGATAAAAGCTTCAGCCTGAAAACCATTAATGTCAGCAACAATAACAAAGAAGATTCCGATCTTTCTTTCGGGGTAAAATCAGGCCTTAGTATGGTGCTGATGTATGTAACATTCATGTTTATTATTATTTACGGGGTAAGAGTGATGCGAAGTGTTCTTGAGGAAAAGAACAACCGTGTTGTGGAAATTATCATTTCTTCCGTAAAGCCTTTTGAACTGATGATGGGAAAAATCTTAGGAGTTACTTTTGTTGCGCTTACTCAGTTTGTGATCTGGATCACCATGTCTGTCATCGGGGCATTGGTTCTGAATACAGGTTTCTCTCCGCTTCAGAAAGGTATTCCCGGAGGAAATGACGAGATTGCCAGTAAACTGGATATGGGTCAGCTTGCTACTCAGATCTCCCATAGCCTTCTTGAGCTTAATTTCCCATTGATCATCTTTGTATTTATCGTCTTCTTTCTTTTGGGATATATTTTCTACAGTTCGGTGTATGCAGCCATCGGTTCTGCAGTGGACAATGAAACTGAAACACAGCAGTTCACTTTGTTTGCTATTTTACCGCTAACATTAGGAATGTACGGAAGCTTTACCTTAATGAACAATCCGGATGGCCCGTTAGGCTTCTGGTTATCTATCATACCGTTCACATCTCCTGTTGCCATGATCGCTAGGATTCCGTTTGGTGTACCTGCATGGCAGATTGCATTATCTATTGTATTATTGCTGGGAACAACGATTTTTATGATCTTCCTTGCCGGAAAAATCTATCGTGTAGGTATTCTGATGTATGGCAATAAAGCGACCCTGAAAGAGCTTTGGAAATGGATCAGAGGATAA
- a CDS encoding UDP-3-O-(3-hydroxymyristoyl)glucosamine N-acyltransferase, producing MRFHSPQKLKTIADLIGSQFVGPEDFEVLGTNEIHMVKPGDIVFVNHPKYYDKALNSAATIILIDKEVDCPEGKALLVSDDPFRDFNRINTHFTRIYNFTEELHDAEIGEGTRIHHSAVIGNNVKIGKNTLIFPNVVIGDRTEIGDNVVIQSNTVLGGDAFYYRKLNGNFDRLISVGNVVIGNNVEIGNGCTIDRGVTDSTVIGEGSVLDNQIQIGHDTIIGKKCLIASQVGIAGCCIIGDEVTLWGQVGIASGNKIESGSVLLGKTGVNRDLEKGTYIGMFAEDFKTYLKKEVKLRNLK from the coding sequence ATGAGATTCCATTCTCCGCAAAAGCTTAAAACCATTGCAGATCTGATAGGCTCACAGTTTGTCGGTCCGGAAGACTTTGAAGTATTGGGAACCAATGAAATTCATATGGTGAAACCAGGTGATATTGTTTTTGTAAATCACCCGAAATACTACGATAAAGCACTAAACTCTGCAGCCACTATTATTTTGATCGATAAAGAAGTAGACTGTCCGGAAGGCAAGGCACTTCTGGTTTCTGATGATCCGTTCAGGGACTTTAACAGGATCAATACTCATTTTACAAGAATCTATAATTTCACAGAAGAACTTCACGATGCGGAAATAGGAGAGGGAACCAGAATTCACCACTCAGCAGTCATTGGAAATAATGTGAAAATCGGAAAAAATACCTTAATTTTCCCTAACGTTGTGATTGGTGACAGAACCGAGATCGGTGATAATGTCGTTATTCAGTCCAATACCGTTTTGGGTGGAGATGCATTCTACTACAGAAAACTGAACGGAAATTTTGACCGTTTGATTTCAGTAGGAAATGTGGTAATCGGAAATAATGTGGAAATAGGAAACGGATGTACCATTGACAGAGGTGTTACAGATTCCACAGTGATTGGCGAAGGATCGGTTTTGGATAATCAGATCCAGATCGGACATGATACCATCATCGGAAAAAAGTGCCTGATCGCTTCTCAGGTCGGAATTGCCGGATGCTGCATCATTGGCGATGAGGTCACATTATGGGGGCAGGTGGGCATTGCTTCAGGCAATAAAATTGAAAGCGGATCTGTACTTCTGGGAAAAACCGGAGTCAACAGAGATCTTGAAAAAGGAACCTATATCGGGATGTTTGCAGAAGATTTCAAGACTTACCTGAAAAAAGAAGTAAAACTGAGAAATCTCAAATAA
- the efp gene encoding elongation factor P — translation MATSNDIKKGLCIEYSNDIYKVIEFLHVKPGKGPAFVRTKLKSVTNGKVIDNTFSAGHKIDEVKVITRKFQYLYDDENGFHFMNNEDFSQLYINKEMIENAQFMKAGEEVTIILKEADETPLSAELPQSVYLDVIEADPGVKGNTATNALKNAIVETGARVMVPLFIEPGDRIKVSTEDGSYLERVKE, via the coding sequence ATGGCAACAAGTAACGATATCAAAAAAGGGCTGTGCATTGAGTATAGCAATGATATTTATAAAGTAATCGAGTTCCTTCATGTAAAACCAGGAAAAGGACCTGCTTTCGTAAGAACAAAATTAAAGTCAGTAACTAACGGTAAAGTAATTGATAATACTTTCTCTGCAGGGCATAAAATTGATGAAGTAAAAGTAATCACAAGAAAGTTCCAGTATCTTTATGATGATGAGAACGGATTCCACTTCATGAACAATGAAGACTTCTCTCAGTTATACATCAACAAAGAGATGATCGAAAATGCTCAGTTTATGAAAGCAGGTGAAGAAGTAACCATTATCCTTAAAGAAGCTGATGAAACTCCACTTTCTGCCGAACTTCCTCAGTCTGTATATCTGGATGTGATCGAAGCTGATCCGGGTGTGAAAGGAAACACTGCAACCAACGCTCTTAAAAACGCCATCGTTGAAACAGGAGCTAGAGTAATGGTTCCTTTGTTCATCGAGCCGGGAGACAGAATTAAAGTAAGCACTGAAGACGGAAGCTACTTAGAAAGAGTAAAAGAATAA